The Methanosarcina acetivorans C2A genome includes the window GTCCTCAAGGGATACAACGCCTACCTCAAGGGTTCCGGCATCGAACTTGCCTTCAGCTGCTTTATAAAGTGCATCCATTCCGAGGAGGATAGCAGCGTCCATATTCATATCTTCCCTGTAGTCCGCCTCAAAGACCTCAACAACTGCATTTCTGCCTGCGCCTATGGCGGTTGCCTTGTACTCGAGGAGAGCACCGCTCGGGTCGGTCTCAAAGAGCCTTGGTTTGTTGTCGTCAACGCCTGCGATCAGGAGGGCAGTTCCGTATGGGCGAACTCCTCCGTACTGGGTGTAGGTCTGCTTGTGGTCGCAAATTTTCTTGGAGATTACCTCCACACCTATGGGTTCGTCATAAGAAACCCTGTTTACCTGGGCTTCTACGCGGGCCCTGTCAACAAGGGAACGGGCGTCGGCCACGAGCCCTGAGGTTGCGGCTCCGATATGTTCATCAATCTGGAATATTTTTTCGATTGATTCGGCTTCAACAAGCCTGCTTGTAATCCGCTTGTCAACCAGCAGCACTACCCCGTCGGCTGCCTTGATTCCCACGGCTGTTGTTCCCCTTTTGACCGCTTCGCGGGCATACTCTACCTGGAAAAGTCTTCCGTCAGGGCTGAAAACCGTAATTGCCCTGTCATAACCCATCTGTGGTGCCATCTGCATATTCCGTATCTCCTTGCCTTAATTTATGTTCCATATTGTTTCAATTTTTCCCGGCGAGAAACCGGCTATTTTTCCTTAGGGATTTCAAATCCGCAGAATCTTCAGCTAAAATACCGCATGCCCAAAAAAGGCTTTGGTCGGTAAGCATTATTTAACCTGTGCGGATACCCCGAAAGCTCAGGAGCTTAAAGTCCCCGACCCAGCGTTCAGGTAAGGAAATCGATTTTTGATCCCTATAACGTATTTCTTCCTTATTAGAGTTTTTAGCCATTTACGCGGGACTTTCAATCCTGACAGAGTTTTTCCCGGTGAAACCCGTGGGAAATATCCCGGTTACAGGGAGTTTACAGGCACTTTTACCCTGCAAGGTACGCGTTTTTCGGGCTTAAACCGGACTCCCATACTATAGTGATTTTTTGGCAGGGTCTGAAGGTCCGTTCCGATGTTAACTATGTCCTTAATAAAGTGTATTTACTCAGTTATAATGCTTATGAGAGTCTGAAACTTTTCCGGGGCTTAATTTCCGATTCAGGGCATGTGAAGAAGAATTTTTCTATTATACTCCGTCTGCACTTGAAATTAGAAACATTCCCTATCCAGGCCTCAGCCACTTATGCGTAAACTGCCAGGAGTCACGGCAAAGCTGCTCTTCTGTCAATCAGTTCTGCCCATCAATATTATACTTTGTTACACTAATACTCATTCATTATAGTATATATTAGACAGCTTATTAGACAATTAAAGTAACTTATTTGACTGTTAATCCGACAGTTCATATGCCGTTTCCGAACTTAGCAACGGCAGGTTTCAGCCTAAAAGTTCCAGCTGATATTCGGTTTTTACTTCATATAAATAAGACGGGATATAAACAAGACCACATATAAACCCTATGACCCAATGTGTGTCTGTTGTATGTATAATGAGGATAGCTGCATTTAGAGCCTATCCGAAAAGTGTTGTGACCTACTGTAACTTACCATTAGCAATATGCAAAACCGAAGAGGACGCCCTGCTATTATAGACCTGCTGTAACTTTTCGATCGCATTACCGACTTTTCGGATAGGCACTTAATCAGATTTGTGTTTAATGGTGGTTTTGGATCAATAAATTGCATTATTTGGAATGTCCAAAGCGGAATCTTTTGTTTTTCTGTTTGACTCCGTATAG containing:
- the psmA gene encoding archaeal proteasome endopeptidase complex subunit alpha, whose product is MQMAPQMGYDRAITVFSPDGRLFQVEYAREAVKRGTTAVGIKAADGVVLLVDKRITSRLVEAESIEKIFQIDEHIGAATSGLVADARSLVDRARVEAQVNRVSYDEPIGVEVISKKICDHKQTYTQYGGVRPYGTALLIAGVDDNKPRLFETDPSGALLEYKATAIGAGRNAVVEVFEADYREDMNMDAAILLGMDALYKAAEGKFDAGTLEVGVVSLEDKKFRKLGPEEVENYVQQILEKHKGTESSE